Below is a genomic region from Tenrec ecaudatus isolate mTenEca1 chromosome 15, mTenEca1.hap1, whole genome shotgun sequence.
TCGGGGTTTAGGAGGAGTCGATGGCCTCAAAGCTCGGCGTCACCTGGGGCCAGCCTCTGCCTCTGCGcacccccccctgcccccaccatcgGGAGCGCCTGCACTCACCCCGCCACCCATCTTCCACCCGCCTCCTCCCCTTCTTGCCCTGCGCAACCCTGGTGCCGGCCCCCTGCTCCTGCAcaccccactccccgcccccccccgaccccccctCCGACACACAGCCCACCCCGTtcacccccacctctctccccggCACCCACCTTCCCCAGTCCCCACCTCGCAGAGGTTGTGCCCAACCAGAGAGGGGCGACAACCAGGGACAGTGGCTGGGCACCCAGGTGGGTGCTGGAGAAGGCAACCTCCCGCCCACCCGCGCAGAGCCATCCCTGGGGAGAGACTGTGAAACAAGCGGGGTACCTCCCGGGAAAGACCTGGAAGCCGTGCATCCCAAGGAGTCTGTGTGGCATTGAGCTCCGTGCTGTGTGGGGGTGGTGGCTTGTCGCACAGTGGATTGAGCCATGCTGTTCAtttcaaggtcagaggttcaaacccaccagactctGGGGGAAGAGGAGCGGCGTGCTGCCCCACGGACAGCCTCGAGAATCCTCACTAGGATCCACCGACTGCAGTGGGTACCCTGGGGTAGAGCCCTGGGGTAGAGCCGAGAGCAAAGCTGAGACCTTACGGGGTCTGCCACTGGTGTGGACCACGTGGAGTGCATTCTGGTCCAGGCGCTGCTTTGCCCTCCAAAAGACCGTTCCACCTAACTaaggcgaccctgtaggacagagtggaactgcccataCATAAGGCTTCCGAGGCTGGCCCCTAGCAGGAAACAGATTGCTACACTTCTCTCCCCAGCAGTGGGGTCCAAGCCCTGCCCTTTGCTTAGCAACCAGGTGCCCCAGAATGCCCCGATTTGGGCCTTACAAAAAAACCCCAGTAGGTCCACTTCCCACTCTAGgtcaccctacagaacagagtagaacagctccttGACAGAAAGAGACTGTCTCACCTTTCTCTGCAGGGCAGCTGAGTAGTTCAACCACGAACCTTTCCTTAGGAGCCCAAGGCTCAACCCACTGCAATATGAGGCTCCTTCCAAAGGAATGCCCCCGAATAACTCCACACTGGTGGTATCAACATGTTCCAAGTCTTCTTTCTTGTTCTTAGCCActgtccatgctctggctcccagTGGCTTCCTCCTAAGTGCTAGGGTGCTTACAtaacccgctgccatcaagtcaattccatccCGTAGTGACGCTAGCGTTCacggtgggttttggagactgtatatctttatgggaatagcacagtctttctcccaagtggtTTTGAACGTCAGACTTTGCAGTTAATAGCATAACTCGAAACCACTACCTGGAGTTTCTCAGACAGCTTCACTTTCTCCTGtgcaatggctggtgggtttgagcccctgaccttgtagttagcagcctaacacccaccccacccccagggctctgcGGGAGGTTGGGTAAGGGTTGCTACTGAGGGGCATCTCCTACCGCCAGCCTCCTGACAGCCCAGCATAGTtgatgatggatggatagatggcctGGATCCACACCCCAGCACCGCCATTTTGCCTTTAACCTCACtccgtgagacttctttttgttttctcaaaTGAAGAGGGGCACAGGAGGACAGTGATCtaatgacttagaagaggtgaagaaaaaagggaagcatgtgctgtcagctatccaaacatgagtttgaaaaatgtttccaagaatggagtcaaAGATTTGACAAGTGCATCAAGTGTAAGggacagtactttgaaggtgctaaAGTTTtgtaaaaagataataataagaATTGTATAGTCTTGAAAAAATTCCGGGTTTtttgggtactccctcatatatgATTTCTTGTGAATGTTTCCTTTAAGGTCAAAATAATCGTTTCAATTGTTAATAAAAAGGAGAACAGAAAAAAATCCACTAAAGAGTAGTTGTTGATGAAACTATTTTTTCAAACTGTGCAAAGGGCAGGATGGGATTTAATTAGCCCTTTGGGAATTACTCCTGtatatgaatgaatgaatcataGCTTCTTGACTCACTTAGAGATCTATTCTTTAAAGCATGGTTTACGTTAAGATTAAGGTAGGTCTATACAATGTTTCTATCCTAAAGGCATTGGCGGTTCTAAGACACCtgtttcctttgtttttgtttccatttgGTTCTTTAATCCCTTAAGGCGTGTTCACAGGAGAGCTCCACTTCCTTGAGGATTAAAGCCTAACTGCCTCGGGCTATTCGAGGTGAAAATGTCTGCAACTTTGAGAACGTCACCAACACCCCCTCCACCAACTTCAGCAGAGTCTGGCAGGATTCTGATCGTGAAGATGGAAGGGGAAGAGCAGGCCTGTGCTCAGGACTGCGGCCTCCACTGGACCAACCGCTACAGTGCAGAGGCTTTCCGCCAACAGTTCAGGCACTATGGCTACCAGAATGCACCTGGGCCCCGCGAGGCTCTGAGCCAGCTCCGCGAGCTCTGCCATCTCTGGCTGAGGCCCGAGGTGCACACCAAGGAGCAgatcctggagctgctggtgctggAGCAGTTCCTGGCCATCCTGCCCgaggagctgcaggcctgggtgcagAAGCATCACCCGGAGAATGGAGACGAAGCTGTGACAGTGCTGGAGGAGGTGGAGCAAGAGTTTGATGCACCAGCTGAACAGGTAAGGAGGACATTCTCGGGGATGCAGGACCAGGTCAGGGGCAGTGGCTGGTCACTGAGGGCTAGAGTGATTCAATTGGGTGCGTTGGCTGGCAGTGGACTCATAGGTATCCCAGAAAATAGTCCCCCATTCTGCTTCCTTCTTCTCGTCCCTTTCCTTTGCCCCagggcattttctttttcttaaaaatcattttattaggggctcatacaactcttatcagcatccatacatacatcaattgtgtaaagcacatttgtacattcattgccctcttcattctcaaaacatttgctctccacttaagaccctggcatcagttcattttttctctccctccctgcttgctcccccctccctcatgaacccttgataatttataaattattattttgtcatatcttgcactgtctaacatctcccttcacccacttttctgttgtctgtcacatgtagatccttgtaatcggttctccctttccaacccaccctccctccaccctcctagtatcgccactcacaccactggtcctgaaggaattatctgccctggattccctgtatttccagttcccatctgtaccagtgtacatcctgtggtctagccagatttgtaaggtagaattgggatcatgatagggggcggggaggaagcagttagttactagaggcaagttgtatgtttcatggttcctACATTGCACTCTGAGAGGCTCTCTCCTGCCCCAGGGCATTTTCTACAATGTTTCTTCTCTGTTGTTTTACCCTGAAACTCAACTAAGGTTCGCCTTCTTTAACCTCAGTCACACTGGACTTTTGTCAGGTCTTGTGTTTCGGACCAAGAGAAAACGCATTTGCAGAGGCGCGAGCACCATGGCGAGTAAGGCAGGAGTTACCGAGTaatcggttcaaacccagcaagaaGCAGCTCCCCTGGGCATCGTGGGAGCTCCACGCCCTAAGACAAAACGGTGAGGAGCCAGATCCGCCGTGGTGGACACAGGTGGCATTTCAGCCCATCACACACACCTGAGTTGCTGCTTGCAAGAGATCGAGAATCTCTCTTCCTATCTTGTCCTCAGGGCAGGAACTCCCTCTGCCACTTGTCCTGCCAAACGAACCCTACCCCGTGTCACTGTGTTGTTCTTGGTTCTTCCTCACAGATACTTAGAATCTTTCTTGGCCATTTAAATATGCCAGGGTTTCCAAAGCAGGCTTAAGCAGTTTACCCTTTTTCTTCTGTGAAATCTTATATTGGGAGTTCCAATATGGAAAATAGACactgagcttaagtggagagcaaatgttttgggaatgatgaaggcaacgaatgtacaaatgtgctttatacaattgacgtatgtatggattgtgataagaattgtaggagcccccaataaaatgatttaaaaaaacacgcTGACACAGCTACTTTGGCTGAAGTAGGAGCAAGCACACCCAGCCCgagccccagcccccaccctcccacttggCCTCAGAATTGCTCTGATACTTCCTCTCCCTTCCCGCGGCCTCTGAGGCCCGTCTGTGGGACTCCAAGGTACACAGTTTAAAGACCACAGATCTGCAGCGTGGCTTCCCTGTGGAACTCCTGGCTCAGTGCCCTCAGTACTGCCCAGAGACTTTGCTGTCTTGCAGTGCCTTGAGCATGCGCCTCTACTCCCTTACCGTCTCTTAACAGCTCCCAGTCTAGAAATGGACCGCGAGGGAAACTACTCCAGCTTCAGAGGCTTTGCGCGCTGTTAACTGCTGCAGCGACTTAGCTTTGGCAAGAAGTGTTCTGCCAGCCAATGCCCTCACAGGGGCCTTTCCCACATTTTTAAAGATGTGTAGCCatgttgaggagccctggtggtgtagtgcttactcacttattgggctgctaactgcaaggtcagcagttctaaaccactagctaATGCACGggagaaaatggggctttctactcccatgtagttacagtctcagaaattcacaggggcagttctaccctgtctatagggttgttataggTGACagtatggacttgatggcagtgagtgtgtttgtttTGAAGCAATTTCAAACAGGAAGCAGAAGGTCTCGGGGTCTTGCAGCACATGGCTGAGGGTTTTAAACTAGAATTGCATGCTCTGATAACAGAACCATTTCTTCAGACCATTCTGCCTGATTTCTGTGGTCCGTGGTCATGTCTTTTCAAAGCCCCTGCATATGACCTTGGTCTCTGTCATCAACTGATGACTTCAGGATTTTCAGAGTGACTTCACACCTAGGTCACTTTGGATAATGAGTTTGAGACAGAAAGCTTCCCAGTTCTGAAACTGTTTCTACTTGAATGAATATAAATGAATGTACCatacttataaataaatataagaggtacatttattttgtattaatttcatatattttttgggggagggggagttgaaATCACTCTGCCCCTGCCTTTTCTTCCTCCTGAGCCACCTTCCTCACCTCGACCTCTGGACAAGGCCTGAAAGGACCCAGACTGCCTCCTGTCATCAGCACTTCAGGGTTCCCTCAGACTCTGTGCAGTCATCTCAGATGAGGGCATCTTCAGCTTCAGCTGCTTCATGTCCACAGCCCTGGAAAAGACTGCTGTGCTCCCCCACCATCGTCTCAGTGTAAACTGCTGTCCCACGATCCCGCCCTGAGGCTAACTGAAGTGATTCCATCTGTTCAGATGTCCACATGAAGTCTGATGAGCCACACCCAAGCTATGGGTGCTATTGGAGCTTCAGGGGGCCTGGTAGCCTGAGGCCAAAGGCCCTCTAGCTAAGCGGATTTGTGTGCAGTCAGAATGGCTGAAGCCAATAAACAGCTGTGTACTTGTTCATGGACACTTCATGTAGCAAAATGACACAGTGCACTGGGCCATCCAGCTAGTGCTAAGGAGCACACGCAGCATGACGGGGTTCACGGCATTAGTCCCCGGTGAACGGTCAGTTATCCTAGTCTTTTATCCTCCCTCTTTTTGCCTAaggcgtcctggtggcatagtgcttccacgttaggctgctaacgtagttcaaaaccaccagccgctctctcAGATGAaccgcagtctcagaaaccccaggggcagccTGGCCCTGTCCTTATGGAGTCCCTGggggtcggaattgactcaagggcagtaagtttgggttGTTTTGTGGTCTTTTGCCTAAGCTGTATTTTCCGTATTTCTTTCCGACCTGTTGGTATTCTTCGACCCTCTTCTTCAGTGAATGATCCAGCCTTGGGTCTATTTGCGGATGCTCTATTCTGAATTGTGGTTATTACCACCACTGACTGCCACAGGCGACTCAATCCATGGCTCTTCTACTTCTTCAGTAATCTCTCATCCCTTAGACTCtctttttcttccatcttctcctCTGCCTCTGGAGTGTCTTTTTACACTTCCTCACGACTCCGCCTTTTCCACAGAGCCCTGCATCCCTGGCCTGTGTTCTCCTAACTCTCTCTCTTAGCTACCCCATCCTCACCAGGTGATGCTGTTTTATGACCTTGCTTGCTAGTAATCAATTCCTGTCTATTTTCACTTAGATCGTTCaacttctctccccctccccctcctcctccctctccttcttcttcttcttccctccctGAGCAGAGAACTAGAAGCCTGTACTTCTCTGTTTCTTATTTCAGATGCAGATCCCCAAACTGTAAGTGTGGAATCCGCTTCAAAGCAACAGGCGTCCCCAGGCAGAGAGCGGCACGTCAATGCTTCCACCGCCCTCCGGATGAATGCCGTGCCGAGTTTCACTCTTAGAGGGACCTGCGGACAAGCGGCCAGGTTTGAAAGAAGACAAGGAAACCCCACTAGGAAAAAACAGCACAAGTGTGACGAATGCGGGAAGAACTTCAGTCAGAGCTCAGCCCTCATCCTCCATCAGCGGATCCACAGCGGGGAGAAGCCGTACACCTGCAGCGAGTGTGCAAAGGCTTTCAGCCGGAGCGCAGTCCTTGTTCAGCATCGGAGAACCCACACTGGGGAAAAGCCCTACACGTGCCAcgagtgtgggaaagccttcagtCAGAGCTCAAATCTTTTCCGACATAAGAAGAGACACATTAGGGAACAGGTCCCGACAGTGTCATGAGGGAATCAAAGCATGTCCTCAGTGTTTgtggttgtgttgtttttttccaaCAAGAAGAAGACACCAGGCAGAAACTTTCCTTGGGTAAAAATCGGTGGTTTACTGGACACCCACCGCCTTCCTTCACAGGTCAACAAAGCCACAGGGGAGAGCGTAGGGTACTGAACGTCCCTATTGTTTGCTTTTCTGCTCAGCCATGCAGGGTCAGCTCTCATGGCTGCGATTCCAAAGCCTGACTCAAATTTCCATCTCTGAGCAGTGCTGGGAAAGCCATTCTCAGACAGGTGCTACTGTTTTCATTATTAACACAAATACTAATGAGTATCGTCCTTGTCAGACAAGTGCATTTCTCCTCTGTTGAGAAGGGATGAGTGAGTTATACTCAGCAGGAAAATAGTTATTCACCTCCATTTCATAGTTGAGCATTGAAAACCTAAAGGCCAACCATTACAGTGCTGTTTTTTGTTTATTCGCTGATTTTTTCCTCTTCTGCCTTCAGTTACTAGATTCCAAATGTAAAACTAGAATTAGAGAGACCTCAAATAATATGTACCTTCAGAGCCCCACTGAAATTTCCCGGGTTGTCGTGATGGAAGGAGGTAAATTAAGGGATCTCATCTCTTCTGAAAGTCCACAAAACTCTCCTCACTATTGATGACATTAATTTTCCTtttaggataaaataataatcgcCTTTACAACATGATTTGGAAGCACTGAGACATGAAGAATGTGCTTCCAGGGAGTGGCCTAAACATAGGAATGTTTGAATGGTTAAAGGCATGCTCTCTGAGGGCTGTAAGGTTGATGATTAGCtcaatgtggaggagaaagacGAAGGAGAACAAGACCATTCAAAGGAGACTGACGAAGCCTGGATCTGGGGACACTGCAAAGACAGAGCACCTTGGAGACGTTGCCACAGTTTAACGCAGCAGCTGACAACCAGCCGAGGCGTCCCACAGGTTAAATCAGCTTTGAATCCTTCAGGCATCAAAACATAGCTTTTTCAGGGTCTTCTGAGTTCTCAGTAAGAGGACTTTTGAGACAAGTTGTCATGAAATGAGACTCTGGCTTTTTGAAACTCCTGTACAGCTGAGGAAATCACTCAATTGCAACTGAAAGAGCACGCTGCAGTCCCTTACAAACTATTGTCAAGTCTAACCATTCTCGTCAATAAGTGTTAAGACAACATTTTTAGATTGCCTTGATAAACAAGAAGTTTTGCTCATAATAAATCCAATCCCTGTTTCAGGATAAAATGACTGACTTGTATGTTATTAAAATTACTTTGATAGTGTATAGCTTAGGCTCTTTTCCCCACACATTCTTCCTAAAATGGTTATTCATTACAACTATATGATTGTGTTTCCCATAATGCAACAGGTATCCACTACAGGATACAGAAAAACATCAGAAATGAAAGGCCTTGGAAGGAAAGGGGGCGGAGGAGGCTCATAGCGTGCACTGTGCCTGACTGGACTCCTCATGTAGGGTAACCATGGTGATCTCAGAAAGTACAATGCTAGCAGGTGCTGAGGGTCACTCCAGAAATAAGTGCAGGGTGAATGTGTTCGTGTCGCTAAGATGCTTGATAAATATAGTAAGGGGAAAACCGAATGCACATTTTGCTTAGATAATTTTCAGATTGTGATTGCACTTCACAGCTTTGGTGAATGTCAATAGTCATTGGgctttgtatatttttctcttGTTAAAAATGTAGGAGTCTTTCATTTGAGGTTCATTCTGTTTGTAATTTAAGAGGAGGAACAAGCCACCCAACAAAGCAACAGATGCCTCACAGATCCCTTAACATGACTTCCTGTTTATTTATGGGAAGTTTCTTCGGCAGCATGAGAatgataggagccctggtggtgtagtgggttatgcatcgggctgctaaccacaaggtcaacagtttgaaaccaccagctctttcacaggagaaagatgaggctttctactcccataaaaagttaacacaggagcacttctactctgtcctgtagggtcttagGAGCTTATTAAATGTTCTGtaattccaattctttgcaatctTGTCCCTAGTTTATATCCatgagccacacagtcaaatgcctttttcctttcttttttttttttgaactcctCTTTtgtcatcaataaaacacaggttatGTATCTCTTTggtactctttgctttcagccaagatccatcaaccATGTTCTCTGTCTGCTTCTGAAGCCTGATTAAATTTCTTACAGTTCCCTGTTGATGTCCTGCGGCAACTGATTTTGAATCCTCAACAAAACTTTATTTATAGATAACcttatttgataatttccacattcttttgGACATCTTTCATTGGATGGAAGCTAGCCTTTATGAAGCACAAAAGAGAAGTTGAGAAGAACAATCAAGCTGATTGGTGGCAGTCACTAAGTAGGAGAATGAGCAGGCTGGATTCTGAAGTCTtctgggagggaaagggcattCAAGTGAGCAGCAGTTATGGAGAAGTtagatgctcagctgctaatctatAGTAtagcgattcaaaaccaccagccgctttgaGCTGTTCCTACAAAGATTAAACCAAAAACATCAAAACCCTCAATGCCACCGAGTTGACTCCTGGGAATTCTTATGGGGTCGTTCTGTTGTTACACCTAATGACATGGCGAGATGGGCATTTGGATCAGAGTGAGAGGTTGTTTTATACCATCAGTTGCTCACTGCTTCCCTCTTTCAGgcatccagcagagcaagaggcCATTTCGCAAGGGGCACTTTTCGGAATGAGGTGGAAAACTGATCCTGGAATAAccctgggggtagggggtgggggtggacataGATCTTAAATAGCAACAGAGCTCCTTTTGTGTGGTTTCTGAAGTCTGACATGTGACCTAGCCAGGGCAGCAATGTGGCCATCCCAGAATTCATGAAtgcattcaataaatattgagTTCTCTGTACCAGGAAGGCAGCATCCTGGGACCAGGTGGGGATACTCTGGGGCACAAGACAAACAGGGTCCCTGCTCTTAGGGAATTTacagacaaaagaaaaccaatcaaccaactccGTCCCCCTCCACCAATGAATACATAAATAAACAGGATCACTTTGAAACATGCTATTAAGAGTAATGAGGCTAAGTATTCTGGGTCACATAAGCctaaaagctgaggtcagagagggCAGGCCACGGGAATTTTTATGTCACATTGAAGGCGGAGAAGACCCATTGGGCGCCTTTATATAATGAAATGGTGATTTGTTTTACAATAATGTCTTTTCAGCTGCTTTGTGGTATAAAATGCTGGAGTTCAAACTGAAGTCAACAGATGACCCTGCGCTCTGCAAATCCACCCTGAGACCTTTACCAAAGCTCTTCATCAGTCTCCTTTTATTTCCTTCAAGGATACACCGGTCATAGTAAGCGTTCTGCAGCCTAGTGGACAGGAACCTCAAAGGTTGGCATCCTGCCTTGGTTTCAAACCTTGGTCCCCACTTACAAGGACATTTTGGCGAGTTCTATGATTGTGCCCCAGATATCTCACTTGTGAAAAAGCTCACGGCCGTGGGGGGAGCCCCCGTGAGTTCCCAAGACgttcactctttataggagtcaATTTTCACAGACAGGAGCTCAAAGACATCCCAGCATAATCAAACTCACtttcatcaagtccatgccagcCCACGGTGACAAGGCAAAACTGGCCCTCAGAGGTCCAGAGACTGTACCTTGAGAGggatagaaagccctgcctttctcctgcagagtgggctGGTGGATTGAACTACCCATTTATCTGACTGCAGCTTAACGCTTAACCCTCTGGGCCCCCGAGAGCtccccatctgtgaaatggggacaATAAAAGTGTCTGTCGCTAGGTaaagagttctggtggtgtactggctacgccttgggctgctaacagctaggtcagcagttcaaaaccaccaccggtcacgaggagaaagactgggctttatcCCCCTGTGAAGAGTTAGAGTCCTGTCACTAGGAATTGGTATCGATTGACTGACTTAATGAAAGCGAGTCTGGTTTTGGTTGGCTGTCTTAGGGTTGTTGTGAAAATTAAACTGATTAATACATGGAAGGTATGAAGAGCAGTTCCCCGCGACGCAATGATTGCGGGTTACTCTAAGAGCCACACGAGATAAAGACTGCGAACGGCCTCGTTAAACTGTAGGCGGTCTTAGCGGTGCACTTACTTCGTCCTTTTCCTTTGAAGTGATACACACAACTCTGGGCTGTCCGCAGAGGCCCGCGGCCAAGCGCCGACTCAATGCGGTCATTGTCATCCCgccgcccctccccctgcccgaGTGCGTCTCCATGGCAACGCGGGGGCTTCGCCTCTCCCCGCCCCTTCGGGCCAGCAGACCGGAAGCAGTCCGCGCCGGAGCCTTCTGGGAAGGGCTTGCGGAGCGGCGTTTCTGCGTCGGCCGTGGACAGCGAGGCGGCTGCGGGTCCGGAGCCGGAGGTGTGCGTCCGAGCGGGGCAAGGGTGTATGAAGGGGGCGCGTGGTCCAAGGCTGCGGTCCGCGTGGAAGGAGCGGGTGACGGAACCGGGTCGGGGCACCTTCCTCCGCTTCTAGGGGGGCGTAAGGCACCGGTCGCGTACTCTGTACCAGCAGCTAAGCGACGGGAGGGGAAGACAGGGGACCTGCGCCGGTCTTCGCCACCTGCAGCGCGTCCTCGTCCATTCCCGTGTCCCCCCGGCGGTCCccgcctgccccctcccccaccggccggTTTTGTTCTATTTCGAGGCCCTGGCGTATCTCGCGGAGGGTTCTGGGACTAGATTGGGGGCGGAGGTGGGGGCTGGAGGGTCTGGCGCGAGGGCTGCCGGGACTTGTAGTCCCACCAGCCCCGGCCGGAAGTGCCGCAGTTTGGACCGTGGTCGCCGGGTAGCCTTTGCTCTTCAGGAACCTGACCCCGTCAGTGGCCGGGAGAGGGGCCCGAGGCGGGATCCGAGCGCGCCGTGCAGGAGCGCGGTGGGCTGGGCCGGCGCTCTTCCCCCGAGACGCTGCTGCCTGACCGCCAAGTGCGCGCCACGTACCGCGGGCACCTTGTCCTGAGAACCTAAAGGAAGGGCACCGGTTTCATGGAGAGCTGTTTGGTTGACAAAGTGGGTTCCTGAAGGACAGCGGAATGTGTTGGCTACACCCGGGTTATAGGCCACTACACTGCAGAGTCCTTCATTAATCCTGGATTAAGGAGGGCGGGagaaggcttcagaaagttcatgggattAAATGGGATTGGAATTATTCCACGAACTTTTGGAAACGCCTTGGCATTCCTACCAAGGGGTTCTCTGCGTCCCCGCCTCCATCTTGAGGATTGTagtgaatttctggaagttcccgGCTTTTCCGTTTCTGGGCCTGAAATCCACGGTGATGACTTGGCTTATTACTTGTGTTACATACAGAGCCTCAGACATGACTGTGCAATACTAAGCAGGATCAGGAATCGCACTTGGTAAACTCCTGCCTCATTAGACTGGTTTCTGCACAGTAGCTTTTTCTTCAGGTAGTTTGTGGTGCTTGTGCATGGAATCCTGgctgtgcagtggttaagcacttggctgctaaggttgcttgttcaaacccatcatttCCTCCtggggaaaaagatgtggcagtctgctctgtcAAGATTTGCAGCCTGGGAAAGAAAGCCTTGGGGTCCTGTTTTACTCAGAATCTTCTGGGTCCTAAAGGGCGGCAGTTTCTGGGGGTTCTTGTTTCTGTGTGTTCAATGTCTGTCCTAAATTTAAATGTACTTACGGTGTTCTGGGTGACAGAATATTTGTATGGCACCTGGTGTAGCTTTTTTCAATATTGTGTGGCCCGCTGTTGGGCAATGGAGTATTTTTTAATAAAGTTCCCACTTTAACCCCCTGCCAGTATTCACAAAAATAAACCatctcaatgattttttttttcatgtacgaATGAGTAAGATAGGGCATATTCTTAAATGTTGCTACAATTCTTTCTAGAGCACCTACTCTTCATCGTGAAtggttctatttttaaaaggggGCGGgggattgccattgagttgattccaactcgtagtgaccctgtaatgacagagctgaactgccctgttggtttccgagactgtaattcttccagtgagtagaaagcacctctttctcctgagcagtaaCTGCTGACTGGTTAGCTGCCCACTGCgcaacccacaccaccacccgcgcTACTCCGTGTGGCTCTGTGGGCCTGTGTCATGTGCCTACCATGAAGGGCAAAACCCCATCACTGCCCTAAATATGTCCTGGGCTGCTCATGGCCACGCCTTTCCCCTCTCTCCGAATCTCTGGCCACTGATCCTGTAACTTCCCCTGGAGTTCTCCTGGTAAGGTGCCTGGCTGCTCACCCAACAGTAGTCTCTACTTTTGAGTTTGAGCAAGTGAGCTGAAGAAGACCAGGCcttaattcagtggttctcaaccttcctc
It encodes:
- the ZNF24 gene encoding zinc finger protein 24 isoform X2, giving the protein MSATLRTSPTPPPPTSAESGRILIVKMEGEEQACAQDCGLHWTNRYSAEAFRQQFRHYGYQNAPGPREALSQLRELCHLWLRPEVHTKEQILELLVLEQFLAILPEELQAWVQKHHPENGDEAVTVLEEVEQEFDAPAEQVLCFGPRENAFAEARAPWRVRQELPSNRFKPSKKQLPWASWELHALRQNDADPQTVSVESASKQQASPGRERHVNASTALRMNAVPSFTLRGTCGQAARFERRQGNPTRKKQHKCDECGKNFSQSSALILHQRIHSGEKPYTCSECAKAFSRSAVLVQHRRTHTGEKPYTCHECGKAFIWGSALILHQRIHSGEKPYGCVECGKAFSRSSILVQHQRVHTGEKPYKCLECGKAFSQNSGLINHQRIHTGEKPYECVQCGKSYSQSSNLFRHQRRHNAEKLLNVVKV